The Brassica napus cultivar Da-Ae chromosome C1, Da-Ae, whole genome shotgun sequence DNA segment cttctttcttctcataCTTCATCACAGCTTCACACTCAGGATTTCCACAACAACACGAGAAACCCTTGTCAAAATCAGCGAGATCATCCCACATGATTTTCAGTTTGCCAAAATAAACTTCTACTGCATCACCATTCTGTTTGCAGGATGCAATCTCAGAATGCAGTTGATGTATTCTTGTATCATCAGTCATAGAAAACCTCCGTTGAAGGCTTCCCCACATAATCTTTGCGCTGTCAACCAGAGATATTGACGGTCGCAGTTTTGATTCCACACTGCTGTAAATCCAGCCAATGATCATGGCGTTCACCATATCccacttctcttcttcttctggtttgTTCACCGGCCTTGTAAGAGTTCCATCAACAAACCCTGTTTTTCGTTTGCTTTTCAACGAATTGAGCATTAGCTTTGCCCATCTTTCATAGTTTGCTCCATTCAAAAGAATGGGTGTCAAGACTTGCCCCGTATTATCTGAAGGATGAAGATAATAAGGAGAGGCAAGAGCATTCTTATCACCTCCAGTAGCTCCTGTTTGCGACGCCATGGTAACCGAGGTAGGTTTAAAATTATCTCACCGTAACAAGATGTTTTGGTGGTTCGGAAGATATATTAGctttgtaaaaattagtttgctggctctgataccataacaAGCTAATATAAACTCTGTTTCTGTATATTCATCTCAAGGTTACAACGATAGTATTTATACAAGACGTAAGATCCTTAAAGATAGGAGATAACTACGACAGTATGTTTATCTGAAATATATATGTCTATCCTTATCTAATAGATCATCTGCACAGACTTTTAAAAAGTGATGTGATGTAGAAACAGACAGAACAGTGACGCTTGAATGTGTAGTGGCAGCCttaaatataaatcatgatATCAAGTATATACAATCTTACCTAGAAGTTTATCTTCTCCTTCAAAACTGTCATCTTGAAATTGATTGTGAGTAATAGTTTCTGAAGTTGAGTTAACAACAGGGGGAATCAGATGAAATCTAGCGTCGCTCTTTGCTGCTATAGTCTTCATAGTTTTACTATGGTCCTCCGTGCTCAACAACACAGATATGTCCTATAAACCAAAGACAACAAGATTATAGCCCTAGAAAATGTGAACACGTATAATCACAGCGTTAACAGTagcacaaaaaaaacaaactcattTTGCTAAGCTTGAATGTGGTACAAGACAGAGCCAACCAAGAAAACCTAACCATTCAAGTACCTTTTCTACTGAGCAAGGACTACAACTAGCAGGTAGGCTCAAAATCTCAAGCAAAGTgaacaataaatttaaaccaTATGAAAAATAGCAAGGCAAAACAGATTTTCATATTACCGAATTGTTCATGACATATAAGAGTTCAGCCTCAGGATATAGCTGAGTGCAAGTGGAACAGCTACGCCACCACTAAACCAAGTCCCAAGGACTCCTGCAACAAACTCAGCTGAAGGTTTCGCCACAATTCCAACTCTAGCTCCTTGTAGACTACTAAACCCACCATACTTCCTAGTTTCACCTCCCTAACAACAGTGCAAAGAaaagatatattaaataaagaaaatgaaacaaattgGGATGGGTTTCAAGTATAAATAGCAACAAAACTTCAAACAGATCACCCAGACATACATTTTTAGTATCTTCCTTGTGGAACAACTTAGATATGGTCAAGGCAGAGGATGTAAGCTGGCCATAAGAGTAACTCTTTCCATTGGCTTTAATCGCTACCCTATCAGAGGTGAAGCTGCATTGCCgagtaatatatataaaataataaaaaaaaatcaaattataataacgAATTTTTAACACAAAAGGTGTGATCAAACAACAGATCCTAACAAATGGAATATTAGATTGTattccttggagagatgctgtaattcagattaaaaaaaatagcataTAGTTCTGTTCTACGTATCATCAACGTTATATACTGAAACTGCGAATCTTTAAGACAATTCGTCGAACATGTTGTTTCCATATCCTGTCGGTgatgtaatatttataaatgaagtaAAGGGGTGGAGATTTTCGTATTAATAGTCAAGAATAAACAAGCTCGGTCAATTACAAGAACTAAAGATGCTCGTCTAAACAATTCGTCTAAACAAGTATCTTTCTATTTTATGGTATGAGGTCGTCTGGGCCGAGCTCGTCTAGTGGTCGAGGTCGTCCGAGACTTTGTCTGTGATGAAGAGGCGATGCTCTCCTTTTTTGTACTTTCTGTACTTTTCTGAACGTCCTTTCAATGAGTCTGACATCTTCTATTTATAGTGACGTacgttttgttttcttgtttaacGGGCCGGGCCTGATTTTGGGCTTAGCTCTTAATGGGCATGTGCTAAGCCCATCTCCAAcaattcccccccccccccacagtTCGCCAAGTGTTGAATCTTGGTGAATTCTTCTGTAATCTTCTGTCTGAGAAAATCAGGTCGGGCTCGGGAACTTTCGGGAAATAGGGCAACACATTTTTCCTTTCCTATATAAGTGATGGTTGAAcctcttattattttttgtcattGTCCCCCATTTGGAAACAAGGTAAAAAATTTTTGCTCATtctctttattatttttgtctGGTCCTTTCCttctttaattaatattatatatatatatatatatattagtatctTCTTCCTTGGCCCCTCCTTGCCGACATTGCTTCCCTTCTCTCTTTATTATTTGGCCTCTTCTTTTGTTTGTCGTGAGCTTGGTCATTGGTGATGAACTTCTGGGTGTGAGGTCGGCTTGAGCTTCTTCTCATTActcttctcctctctctttttttttacggTAGACAAAGTGTTGAGGTCGTGTTTTGTGGTGTGAGAGGCTGAGCTTTGTTTGGAGGAGCTGAGCTCGCGGTCTGTGATGTGGGTGAAGAGACCGAGCTCGATTTGGAGGAGGAGCTGAGCTTGTCTTGTGGTCTGCTTGTCTTCTGTTGTTCAAGCTCGTCGAAGGGTGAGTTGAGGTCGTCACTGGTGAAGGTTCGTTGATGGTGGCTGAGATCGTCACTGGTGAAGGTTTGTCGATGGTGGCTCCGAGGTCGGCTCTTAGTGTTGCGAGCTCGTCGACGGTGGCTCCGAGCTCGCCGGTGAAGATCCCGAACTCGTCGACGGTAGCTCCGAGCTCGCCGGTGGAGATCCCGTCGACGGTAGCTCCAAGCTTGCCGATGAAGATCCCGAGCTCGTCGACGGTAGCTCCGAGCTCGCCGGTGGAGATCCCGAGCTCGTCGACGGTAGCTCCAAGCTTGCCGGTGAAGATCCCGAGCTCGTCGACGGTAGCTCCGAGCTCGCCGGTGGAGATCCCGAGCTCGTCGACGGTAGCTCCGAGCTCGCCGGTGGAGATCCCGAGCTCGTCGACGGTAGCTCCGAGCTCGCCGGTGGTAGCTCCGAGCTTGCCGGTGAAGATCCCGAGCTCACTTTCTGATATCCCGAGCTCGTCGACGGTTGCTCCGAGGTCGGCTCCTGGTGTTGCGAGCTTGTCGTCGGTGGCTCTGAGGTCGACTCCCGGTGTTGTGAGCTCGTCGATGGCAGTTCCGAGCTTGATTTCGTCTGTTGCTGCATCGGGTTCTTTATTGGTGAAAGAATGTGGTCGAGATGTGGAGGGTACGAGCTTGTCGCTTGCTATGCCGAGCTCGACGGAGCCGTGTTGTGATGAAGTGGGGTTGAGTTCGTTGGATGGGGAGTTTGCTCGTGAGCAGCTGTCTTTGTTGGTTCGTAAGATGGAGCTTGCTGATGGCCGCAAGTCGTGGTCGGAGATTGCTGAATCTGTTATTTTTGCTGAGGTAGGTACACTTACGGGAAGCGAAGCAGAAGATAGGGTAAGCGTGAGTTTGATCGAGGAAGGGACCGAGTTTCTTTTTGATGAGCACGGGAAAAATTTGGTGGCAAAGCCAGGTGTTGGAGGGTCGAAACTATCTTTGAAAATGCCTCCTGTTGTCTCGAGTTCGTCATCTTTGGTGAAGACGACTATGTTGGAAACTATCCGGGAACATGAGCAGATGCAGTTGGCGAAATCCTTTCGAGCGAGAGAGTCGTCGTCGGAAACTACAAGTTCCTCTGATGGTAGTTCGTACTCGAGTTCTCATACTGAGGAATCTGCGGATGGCGCTGATGTTGCTAATGAATCTGATAACGTTGTTGGAGATGACGGACgagatgatgatgttgaaaacGTTGATGTTGAAAATGATGGTGATCTGGGAAGCGCCGGTGATGAGCAGAATGGAACCGGTGACGTTGATGTTGATGAGGAAAGTGAGCAAGACGAGTTTGCTAGTGACGGTGATCGTGCCGCTGTTGAGATGATGACATGGGTGACCGAGATGGTGTAGATAGACGTAGTAATTTTAGTGATGAGCATGATGATTTTAGTGATGAGCAGGATAATTTTAGTGGTGAGCAAAGCGGTGTTAGTGGTAGTCTAGAGATCACTGTTGTAGCTGATGGGAGGGATGATGCCAACGGAAGCAGTGATCGTCGAGCCGATGTTACtgatattttgagaaaaaataaaacaagaaagcttGGCTGGTTCGCTTAATGCCTTTGGTGATCCTTGTGATTAtgtgaagaagaaaaagagggtCAGGAAGGCGAGGGAAAGGCCTAGGAGTTTCATAGGTCGTCTTGGTAATCATCCGGATCCATCGGAGTCATTTCCTTCTATTGTTAGTGAGGACACAATTAAGTGGATCTTAGCCAACTGTTGCCGCAATGGAGTCATAGAAGCGCGTATCCCTGGCGAGGATGAACGTCCGTGGACGGTTCCGGATGGGTGGCTTTGTGTTTATGACTTCTGGTTCACCGAGTATCATTTGTGGTTTCCCCTCCCGAGGTTGCTGTTGGCGTATTGTGATGAACATCTTATTGCACTGGCTCAACTAACTCATGATGCTATTCGAAACATAGTTGCGGCTTTGTTCACAGCCGCGGATATTGGTGTTCACATGAGCCTATGTTTGTTTGAACGTATTGCGCATATTACTCGGTGTGATAAAACGGACGGGGCTTTTTATGTGTCTATGAAGACTGGTTGTGGTGTTGTTGGGGAGAGGAAGAGAAAACGTTATGATGGATTAAGAAGTTTTTAATGTTCGAATTGCACCTTCGTCGGTCCTTGATGTTTCTGATATGAGTGCCCCTTTTAGGAGTAGTTGGAATCCTTACAATGGTAGTTTAAGTCTTATTGGTGTGTGTTTTTTGATATTCTTAATTGATTGTTGTCTTGTTTTGCAGGTCGTCATATGGCTGGTGTTCCTCTTGCTCCTGGTGATAGTGAGTGCGTGGAATACTTTAAGGGGACGAAGGCTCGGGAATGGATTGTGGTTAGGCGACAGAGGTTTGGCGGTGCATCCCGTTTATTGACTAAGGTTGGAAATATGCATTTTCTTTTGCTGGGTTAAATGCCTTTGATTGTTGAGATCTTGGTTTAGATATGTTACTAATTTTGtatggttttgttgattttgtaGCTTGTTGGAGAAAGATGGATTTGAGCGAGATTCCGAGTTTGGTTGACTGTTTTGCTGGAGGTAGTGACGATGCCCTTGTTGAGTCTGGTCAGTGTACCGCCGGTGTGGAGCCTTCGGCATCTGCTCGTAGTATTGTTGCGGGTCTTACTAGTACGACAGTTCCTGTTCCGTTCGCTGGTGTTTTCGGAAAGGAAGTTTTTGTTGCGGGAGGCGAGAAGGTTGTGAAGAAAAGAGTTGCCGCTGGTCATTCACCAAAAAACGTGCCCCCTTCGAAATCTCGCAAAGTTGTGAGCTCTGATGTCGAGCCGTCTTTGGTGGTTGAGTCGCCTGCTGCGGAGAAGGCTGCCTTTGAACCGTTTGAACATTCATTCAATGGTTTGTCCTCGGGATGTGGTGATCTTTTTAAGTTGTTTCAATCGCCGGGTGGCGTTGATGGTTTGCCTTTTGACCACGGCAGGCGCGGTGAGTGGTATCAGGAGTTCGCTCGTCACTTGGCTGTTGTAAGATAATTGTTTCTCTCttcaaagtttatttttattttattttatggtttatggttttgaactaaaggatatatatattttttgtgctGTTTTGTGCAGGCTACAAAGTTTACGAACAAATTGGTGGTTAATCAGAATGAAGAGCTTGAAGAGGTGAAGGCGGAGCTTGAAAAAACGAAGGCTGAGCTTGCTTCTATTGAGGGCAAGGCTGATAGTTCTGAGGAAATAGCGGCTCTGCGCGGTAAGTATGAGGCTGAGAAGAAAGTGTCCTCAGATGCATTGGAAGAAGTTCAAAGACTCACTGCAAAAATAGCTCTGGAAGCTGGACGGGTGAAGAAGCGTCAAGCGGCCGACTTGGAGCGTTTTAAGAAGGAAAAACAGGTGGCGGGTAGGAGGTATCGCAGGGCAGTAACGAGACATGATGATGTGCTTGATACTTTTAATTCTCGTATGGAAAAGGTGCAGAGGTATGTGGAAAATCAGAAGGTTGTTCGCACATCTATGTATGGAGTGAATCAGATTGTGGGAGTGCTTGATGCTGCCAAGACTTGGAAGAAAGAGGCAATAATTATTCCTGATGGTAAGGTTAATCATCTTGCGAATGAATTGGTCCGGAGGAAGGAGAAAGCAAACTTGGTTGTTCGTGTTGAGTTTGAACCCAAGGAACTGGCTGATATCCCTTCCTTTGATTTTACTCGTCCACTCTCTCCTGTTCATCTGACTCTGACTGCGGGGGTTGAAGATGTTGTTAAGGCAAGAGGGAAGGAGGAAAATTGTCGTCGTGAGGAAGCAAGTCGTCGTCGTGTGGCTGAGCGTGCTGGTGCTGCGTCTTCGGATGTGAGGTGTGAGGGTCAAGTTCCTTCCCGCCCGTAGTTTAGTTCGTGTGATCGTCAAGGCCCTGCGTGGCTGCtgctatcttttatttttatgctcTTATTTTAGACTTTGGTTGTTATGATTTGATCATGTTGATCTCTTTCGGATATGGATGGTggtcttcttgttggttttTGTTGTTATGATCGATCATGTTGGACTTCTTTTATATGATGCTTGAATTCTTCatgtttgttttcattcttCTTTTCACGGCTTTTAATCGTTGAAATGTTGTAGGGCTGGTTTTTTGAGAACGAATctctgtatattttttttattttgcaaatttGATTGAAGTGTGAGCGCGGAGCTGCAGCACTGAGAACGGATCtcgtatttttattttgcaaatttGATTGAAGTGTGAGTGCGGAGCTGCAGCACTGAGAACGGATCtcgtatttttattttgcaaatttGATTAAGTGTGAGTGCGGAGCTGCAGCACTTGAGAACGGATCtcgtatttttattttgcaaatttGATTAAGT contains these protein-coding regions:
- the LOC125580051 gene encoding malonate--CoA ligase-like, whose protein sequence is MSDSLKGRSEKYRNFTSDRVAIKANGKSYSYGQLTSSALTISKLFHKEDTKNGGETRKYGGFSSLQGARVGIVAKPSAEFVAGVLGTWFSGGVAVPLALSYILRLNSYMS
- the LOC106376852 gene encoding uncharacterized protein LOC106376852; amino-acid sequence: MDLSEIPSLVDCFAGGSDDALVESGQCTAGVEPSASARSIVAGLTSTTVPVPFAGVFGKEVFVAGGEKVVKKRVAAGHSPKNVPPSKSRKVVSSDVEPSLVVESPAAEKAAFEPFEHSFNGLSSGCGDLFKLFQSPGGVDGLPFDHGRRGEWYQEFARHLAVATKFTNKLVVNQNEELEEVKAELEKTKAELASIEGKADSSEEIAALRGKYEAEKKVSSDALEEVQRLTAKIALEAGRVKKRQAADLERFKKEKQVAGRRYRRAVTRHDDVLDTFNSRMEKVQRYVENQKVVRTSMYGVNQIVGVLDAAKTWKKEAIIIPDGKVNHLANELVRRKEKANLVVRVEFEPKELADIPSFDFTRPLSPVHLTLTAGVEDVVKARGKEENCRREEASRRRVAERAGAASSDVRCEGQVPSRP
- the LOC125580052 gene encoding endochitinase A-like, whose product is MVAEIVTGEGLSMVAPRSALSVASSSTVAPSSPVKIPNSSTVAPSSPVEIPSTVAPSLPMKIPSSSTVAPSSPVEIPSSSTVAPSLPVKIPSSSTVAPSSPVEIPSSSTVAPSSPVEIPSSSTVAPSSPVVAPSLPVKIPSSLSDIPSSSTVAPRSAPGVASLSSVALRSTPGVVSSSMAVPSLISSVAASGSLLVKECGRDVEGTSLSLAMPSSTEPCCDEVGLSSLDGEFAREQLSLLVRKMELADGRKSWSEIAESVIFAEVGTLTGSEAEDRVSVSLIEEGTEFLFDEHGKNLVAKPGVGGSKLSLKMPPVVSSSSSLVKTTMLETIREHEQMQLAKSFRARESSSETTSSSDGSSYSSSHTEESADGADVANESDNVVGDDGRDDDVENVDVENDGDLGSAGDEQNGTGDVDVDEESEQDEFASDGDRAAVEMMTWDNFSGEQSGVSGSLEITVVADGRDDANGSSDRRADKKKRVRKARERPRSFIGRLGNHPDPSESFPSIVSEDTIKWILANCCRNGVIEARIPGEDERPWTVPDGWLCVYDFWFTEYHLWFPLPRLLLAYCDEHLIALAQLTHDAIRNIVAALFTAADIGVHMSLCLFERIAHITRCDKTDGAFYVSMKTGCGVVGERKRKRYDGLRSRHMAGVPLAPGDSECVEYFKGTKAREWIVVRRQRFGGASRLLTKVGNMHFLLLG